The genome window GCTGGAAGGGGATGAAGAGCTTGTCCGAGTAATCCATGCTGAATCCTGCGCCGTTGTCGCGGATAAAAAACGTCATCTGGTCGTTTTCCCTGACCGCGCTGAACTCTACGATGGCGTGTGCCGTGCCGCTCGTGTATTTCCAGGCATTGCCAAGGAGATTGACGAGCGCCACCCGCAGCAGCAGGGGATCTCCCTGGGCCCACATGCCGCCGCCGATGTGCCATTCAACGTCCCGGACCGGTGACGCCTTGTCCAGTTCAGTCGTAATTTCCCGTGCCATAACGCTCAGATCAACCTTTTGCCGATTCAGGTCGGCACGGGTCACCCGCGACAATTCCAGCAGATCATCGATCAGGCTCTCCATTTTCAGCGTGGCGTGACGTAGCCGCTCCAGATAGAGCTTGTCTTCCTCGCCCAACCGTCCCTGGAGGTCTTCCAGGAGAATCCTGCCGTACCCGTCAATATGGCGCAGGGGTGCCCGGAGATCGTGGGAAACCGAGTAGCAGAAGCTCTCCAGTTCCCGGTTGCTCGCTTCGAGCGCAGCCGTTCTCTCGGCGATCAGCGTTTCAAGATTCTCATTAATTACCCGGGTTTCCTGTTCCGCCCGGATCCGCCTCCTGATCTCCTGCTCGTTCTGCACGGAAAAGACGAAGAACAGGAAGAAGGGAATGAAGATGATTTCCAGGTAGTCTTCGTAGCGGTCAAGGTAGGGGGTGATGCCGGCATGTTCGATGATGTTCGACAGGCCCACCAGCGTGTAGAGGGACGTGCAGATGGCCAGGAAGAGTTTGGGCAATCTGCCGAGCACGTCCGGGTCGATGCGCAGGGTCGCCCATGTGGCGATGGCGAAGCCGGCAGCCGAGATGATGTCCGGCACGACCGTCGAAGTCATGGCGTCCGGTCTCCTGCGGCGTTCCCGTTACTCCGTCGGGAGATGTGCAGGCATCCGTAGGCGAACATGACGCCGGCGGCGGCACCGGCAAGGTGCTCCAGCAGGTTGAAGGCGTCCGGTGCGATGAACCCTTCCACCACCGTAAACAGGTAGCTGAGCAGCAGGCAGCCGTATGCGACGAGCAGGGAACGGGGGATGCTGAGCCGCCGGGTGCCGAAACCGGCAAAGAATATCAGGCTGATGACGCCCAGCACGAGGTTGAAAAGTTCGCTTTCCTGAAACATCGGGGGGTACTCCATCTGTTATCGGTGGTGCGTTCGAAGGAATTCTCGCGTGTCCGCCTGGTGCTTCATGTGGTTTTTGCCCCGTCGGCGTACGTGCTGGCTTGATGCACTGAATGACATCGCACGTGTTCCGGCAGCGTGAAGCGGAAGATCGCCATCCGGCCTGGTTCTCCCTCGGCCCAGACCCGGCCGCCGTGCCGCTCGATGATCCGCTTTACCGTGGCGAGCCCGATGCCGGTTCCCTCGAATTCGTCGTCCCGGTGCAGGCGCCGGAAGGTGCCGAACATCTTGTCCGCATGGGCCATGTCGAAGCCGACGCCGTTGTCCCGCACGAAAAATACCGTCTCCCCACCTGCCGTTTCAGAGCCCACCTCGATCAGGGCGTCCGGGTTCCCTGCCGTGAATTTCCAGGCGTTTTCCAGCAGATTCTGCACGGCCACCCGGACCAGGACCGGATCGCCGTGGGCCGCGAGTCCCTCGGCGACGGTGCTGGCAACGCGTCGCCCGGGCGAGGCAATGCGCAGGTCGGTGAGGATCTGCTGCGCTATGCTGCTGAGGTTGATCTCCCCGGGGGAGGGCGCGCGGCGGGCAACCCGCGCCAATTCCAGCAGGGCGTCGATGAGCTCCCCCATCCTGACCGCTGCCCGCTCGATGCGGGCCAGATGGTGCTGGCAGGACGCGGTGATCGCGGTGCAGTCCTCGCGGATGATCGAACTGTGGCCGGCAATGGCCCGCAGGGGGGTTCGCAGGTCATGGGAAACCGAGTAGCAGAATCCTTCCAGTTCCTTTGTCGATGCGGCCAGTTCTGCTGTCCGCGCGCTTACCCGCTGTTCCAGTTCGGCGTTGAGCCGCCGGATCTCCTCCTCCACCCGCATGCGTTCGGTGATGTCCTCGCCGATGGCCGTTCCTCCCACAACCCGTCCCCTTGCGTCGCACATGGTGGTGCCGTGCCACGCGATGATGAGCCGTTCCCCGCTTTTCGTCATGATCTCGTACTGGTAGTAGGCGGGGAAATTGCCCCGGGACACGTGATGCCGGTAGAGTTCCGCCAGTTGCTTGCGCTGATCGGTTGGAATGAAGGTCTCGAACCAGTTGCCGCCGACCACCTCCTCACGGCTCCAGCCGGTCAGGTCGAGCAGGTGACGGTTGCAGAACGTTATGGCGCCCCGCTCGTCGAGCATGACGGCGATCAGGCCGCTGTTGTCGAGCATTCCCCTGAGGCGCTGCTCGGATTCACGCCAGAAATACTCGGACTTCCTGATCCGTCCGAGCAGGGGCGAGAGACCGGCGACGGCCGCCACGAACAGCAGCGATATCAAAAGGCCGATTACTTCGTTGAGCAGCAGCGGCGGAGGAGTTGAGGGCGTTCCGTACCAGTGGTAGAGCGCCAACGAACGCCGACCCACCATGAGAAGCGACGCCATGGCCAGAAGCGCCCATGCGAGAGCCCCGCCGGTTACCTTGATCAGCCGGAGGGCGAGAATGGCAGCGACAAGCTGGAG of Geobacter anodireducens contains these proteins:
- a CDS encoding histidine kinase — protein: MTSTVVPDIISAAGFAIATWATLRIDPDVLGRLPKLFLAICTSLYTLVGLSNIIEHAGITPYLDRYEDYLEIIFIPFFLFFVFSVQNEQEIRRRIRAEQETRVINENLETLIAERTAALEASNRELESFCYSVSHDLRAPLRHIDGYGRILLEDLQGRLGEEDKLYLERLRHATLKMESLIDDLLELSRVTRADLNRQKVDLSVMAREITTELDKASPVRDVEWHIGGGMWAQGDPLLLRVALVNLLGNAWKYTSGTAHAIVEFSAVRENDQMTFFIRDNGAGFSMDYSDKLFIPFQRLHREDQFEGTGVGLATVKRIIARHGGRIWAEAAVGHGATFYFTLR